A single window of Leptospira noumeaensis DNA harbors:
- a CDS encoding HNH endonuclease: MKEKLNQIIELANEINAEISSQDTNISFNLQYGSLELPDILSSIIELLQPQLLPNELAIYFHLFNNSILKFGVQYTRVSVRGLQAGTIKSSSGQSESLAYATVKECLDGLEKKGAIEKQGDPNREGTLYKVNIPDEIEICQIYKKNHEEIEKKEVNLKNLESEIDFYNIKENRLKIFERDLYKCTYCNKQLTRFSATLDHIQPISQGGDNSFGNLKTACLHCNSTRGAAPVSDFIIKSKEYL, from the coding sequence ATGAAAGAAAAACTAAATCAAATAATTGAACTTGCAAATGAGATAAATGCAGAAATTTCATCTCAGGATACAAATATTTCTTTTAATCTTCAATATGGGTCACTAGAGTTACCAGATATACTTTCAAGTATCATTGAACTTCTCCAACCGCAATTACTTCCAAATGAACTTGCTATATATTTTCATCTATTCAATAATTCAATTTTAAAATTCGGAGTTCAATATACCAGAGTAAGTGTCCGAGGACTTCAAGCTGGAACGATTAAATCTTCAAGTGGTCAATCAGAATCATTAGCATACGCAACAGTGAAAGAATGTCTAGATGGATTAGAAAAAAAAGGGGCTATAGAAAAGCAGGGAGATCCAAATAGAGAAGGAACTTTATACAAAGTTAACATTCCTGACGAAATTGAAATCTGTCAGATTTACAAGAAAAATCATGAAGAAATCGAAAAGAAAGAAGTTAATCTCAAAAATTTAGAATCTGAAATTGACTTTTATAATATCAAAGAAAATAGATTAAAAATCTTCGAAAGAGACTTATACAAATGTACTTACTGCAATAAGCAATTAACAAGATTTTCTGCTACATTAGACCATATTCAACCAATATCACAAGGTGGAGATAATTCATTTGGAAATTTAAAAACTGCATGCTTACATTGTAATTCAACAAGGGGAGCTGCACCTGTTTCTGACTTTATTATCAAAAGCAAGGAATATTTATGA
- a CDS encoding PQQ-binding-like beta-propeller repeat protein — MKATKLLEYKFSGKRDITSRKPLVIDDKLIVLFNYNIDGFPHNEVICFNIHNFTILWKYENSFVGNNILKTPNNNVLICYMDGKLIEINHKNGSPVEKFDLGMKKNGQTSNLYKNKIIISGIQGTEETICFDFDKRQVLWRVYNQGHSYIPFIYEDKVYQCAEDKIVCRDLNSGSTIWKSSEKGNYNFHPNNFQSNIVVGGHGIIKFYNAINGKLLLQINTENKETIYRIISDENSIYFGDTSGIFYAYKITEARNFLGTRTLNADLQWKFSSQGAIQSIPEILDEKIIFINDDKKLICLDKENGNLHWQININGEAGISGLIFFENTIITSVSKGHIFKITESNK; from the coding sequence ATGAAAGCAACGAAATTACTAGAATACAAATTTTCAGGGAAAAGAGATATAACCTCGCGAAAACCATTAGTAATAGATGATAAACTAATTGTCCTATTCAATTACAATATTGATGGTTTCCCTCACAACGAGGTAATTTGTTTTAATATTCACAACTTTACCATCCTTTGGAAATATGAAAATTCATTTGTAGGAAACAACATACTTAAAACCCCAAATAACAATGTATTGATTTGTTATATGGATGGAAAATTAATAGAAATAAACCACAAGAATGGTTCCCCTGTCGAAAAATTTGATTTAGGTATGAAAAAAAACGGGCAAACCTCAAATCTTTATAAAAATAAAATAATTATTAGTGGAATCCAGGGTACAGAAGAAACGATATGTTTTGATTTCGATAAAAGACAAGTTTTATGGAGAGTATATAATCAAGGACATTCTTATATACCTTTTATCTATGAAGATAAAGTTTATCAATGTGCAGAAGACAAAATCGTTTGTCGAGATTTAAATTCAGGATCTACAATTTGGAAATCAAGCGAAAAAGGAAATTATAATTTTCATCCAAATAATTTCCAATCGAACATCGTCGTTGGAGGTCACGGTATCATAAAATTCTATAACGCAATTAATGGGAAATTGCTCTTACAAATAAATACAGAAAATAAAGAAACTATATATAGAATAATTTCAGATGAAAATTCAATATATTTCGGAGATACGTCCGGGATTTTCTATGCATACAAAATTACTGAAGCAAGAAATTTTCTTGGTACCAGAACGTTAAATGCTGATTTACAATGGAAATTTAGTTCTCAAGGAGCAATTCAAAGCATACCAGAAATTTTAGATGAAAAAATTATCTTTATTAACGACGATAAAAAACTTATTTGCTTAGATAAAGAAAATGGAAATTTACATTGGCAAATAAACATAAACGGTGAAGCCGGAATTTCCGGTCTAATTTTCTTTGAAAATACCATTATAACATCTGTCAGCAAAGGCCATATATTCAAAATAACAGAATCTAATAAATAA